The segment gagcccgacccccctggctgtcccctcctgtcagggagttgtgcagagccagaagttCCCcctgagctttctcttctccaggctgagcccctttcccagctcctcagtTGCTCCTGtgtctccagccccttccccagctccgctcccttccctggacacgctccagccctTCAGTGTCCTTGCCATGAGTGTCTCAGaactgtccccagcactggaggtgtcccagcagtgccagcacagaccTTGCTGTATGCAATCTGTAGTGTCAGTGGGATTGCTTCCCTGTCTCCATCTATTCCCAGCCTTTTGCAGCCTGGACCTGCAGGGAACAAGGAGAAAATGTTACACAGGGGCTTCTTACCCCCagccttccctggctgctgaTACAGCAGCACACCCAGGACCtgtaagaaagggaaaagagctTGCTGAGCACAACTGTGGTGcaaaagggcaaaaaaaaaaaaaataaagagaaaaggtggcttaaaagctgcagaaaacaaagaatcCACAGAGGAATTACAACACAAAACCACTCTGCAGCAAGCAAGTGGCTCTGGCTGAGCTCTctgagccctccctgctcctgtttATTCAAGCAGACTTCTGCCCACATCAAATGAGCCCTGAAACACTGGGCCTGACACTCTCTGGTTTTTATCCCCTGGATAATTTTTTGCAGCTGTGAAGTGGTGCCAGACAAGCCAAGGGGAAAACACTGGATTCAGCACTGGAAGTTTCATTAGTTGGAGGGAAGAGGTCTTTGCCCAAGCCTGATTTTGGGGGAGCAGGGTAGGCTCACTTCATAATGGGGAATTTTATGAGCTCTGCTTCGATGGACAAGTAGAGCTCAGACCAAAGCAGTTGGTTAAAGCCATGAAGAACATCTGCAGGTGCAGTATTGGGGGCTGGCCATGAGGTGTCTGTGTGAGCTGCACTTCACCAGAGCATCTCGTCCTGGGTACCCAGGAGAAACTGCAGACAGATGTTCCTGCCGCTGCTTCTGCTTCTTAATATCACTGATGTTATAAATTCATAACATAAATGtacaaaaaaattacacacaGAAAGCtccaagcacacacacaaacctgGCTGTTCCCAGTAAAATAAGGAGATGAAAAGAGGGATTTAATAAATGACACTTCTGGACAAAGCACAAAGAGAAAGCAGTAAGAAGGAAAGATAAAGAGTTGCATTTGGGGTGCTGATGAGAGGAAGGAAACAGGCTTGGAGATGTTTTATTGTAAATCCAATCTAGAGTTAAGAGCAGCACAAGCAATCGGACAGTGCCATGGTTCTGCTCCTGGAGAGAACACAAAGCTGGGATGTTTCTCTCCCAGACCAGGGAAGAGCTGCCTGGGTCCTTGCTTGGCCTGGCTCAgacatctcctgcagcccaggctcccccagcccctccttcccttccctcccaacCCTGGTTTCACACCCCCAGGGCAGGTGGAGGGTGCAGAAGCAGCTACAGACCTGAGGCCTTGATAGCCCTCGTGGCTGCCGAgtgccccagctccagggagtgGATGAAGACCTCAGTCCTCTTCTCCCCTCCCATGAAGGTGAGCTGCCAGGGGGACGAGAGGAGACATGTGGGGGTGAGGGGACAGCCCAGCCAGGCAGCCTTCACTCCTCTCAGCCCTTAAGAAACGGGTCAGTTTGGGAAAATCCTTCCATGTTTTCAAAGCacctttcagcagctgcttggGGTGGCACCTGCCTTTAGCTGTGCTTCAGACTGTTTAGACAGATCCCCGAACAACCCAAACCTCTCATTTTTCACTTAAAACTCCACAGcccactgggaaaaaaaaccaaaaaaaaccaaaaaacacagtGAGCCAATAGCAGGGTCTGGGAATTGCTTTGGGAGCACAAATCCTATGCAGCTCTGCTCACCAAGCCCTGCTGCAGGCGGTCCCCAGCCACAGCCCTAAAGCAGGGCTTGCAGCCCCAAATTCAACCTTCCCCGGCACACCTGCCCCAGGCACACAGCAGGATGTGAAAATTCCCCTCACGGAGGGGCTTGGTATGGGAAGCAGAGCTTTGGAGAGATTCCAGTGATGTGGAAAACCAGGTAGCATTGTCAGGCACCTCTTTGTGCCATGGGGAACAGTACTGGGGTGGAAAACTGCTTGTGgtctgggcaggagctgctctcagtCCCTGAGACAGGGCACCACTGCCAGCCAGGGGACGAAAGGGACCGAGCTCTGCCTCAGCAGCATGTGTCACACCCCCCGTGCTGCACAGGCAGCTCCTGACAGGTGGCACGAGCAGAGCCATCCCTCCACTCCCTtgccaggctgggctgagccctcTGCCCACCTCGGTCTGgtagagctgcagcagcacggGGCACGTGGCGAAGCGGCAGTAGTAGAGGATCATGTCTGCCAGGATGGGTAGCTGCTCCTGGGAGTCTTCCTGGGGCTCAGCCTCGGGCTTGGCACACTGGGGTGGCAGAAAGGGTCAGAAATGCGATGGGGCAGGTGGtacctccagccacagctgcccaccccaccccaccaggGATGGAAACTGCTGATTGCTAGGAGCCCCACGTCCATCCTGTGTCCATGCGGCACAGCAGAACGTTCTCCagacagctccccagggaaggggcACACCCCTCCCTGCCcgtggcacacacacacacacctggcaCAAGACGTCCATGGGCAGGTTCATCAGCCCCAGGACGTTGCGCTCGTACCAGGGGTCCAGCAGGCCGATGTAGTGCGAGATGTCGTTGGTGCTGctttccatcccagccagggagGGGTCCTGAAACCAGACACGGGGTCACCCCGAGGGTCCCCTCAGCCTGCCCCACCTCACACGGCACCCCCGGGCCAAGCAGAGCCCCGCTGACACCGCGGGGAGGGGACACCCACCTGTGCCCGGGGCGGGGGATCCCCCAGGGACGGCGAGGGGTGATGGTGCATCTGCGGGGTCGATGGGGCCACGCAGCTCCTCTTCACGGGGACGTagaagaactgcagcctgaaGTACCGTGTCAGTGAGGGGCAGGAGCCCTCCTTGAGCCTGGGAGGTGGAGAGGCGGCTGAGAGGGGCGTGCCGGCGGGGCGGGCCACCTGCGGCCACCCCGCCGTGCCTCACCTGAGGTCGCTGTAGGCGCGGGCCACCTTGCCCGAGATGCGGTCCGAGCCGAACACCACGACGCGCAGCGTGCCCGCCTTGGCGTCCTCGTCGTAGCTGAGGAAGGGGCGGCGGGGGAGCCCGAGGGGCCGGGGGGCGAGCGGGGCGGGCCCGCGCTGGCCCGGGCCGTGCTGCGGCAGCGAGAGCGCGCGGCGGGAGCGCGCGGGGACGCGCGGCCGCGCCGGGGACGCGCACAGGCTCTCGGCGCGCCGCAGCGAGCACGGCTCCGGGCAGTCCCTGAGCTCCCGGCGCTGCACCAGCTGCTGGCTCTTGCTCTTGAACAGTTTGTAGAGCCTGTTGGTCAGCGACTGCCGGTGCCTGGGGGCCGGCCTGTCCGCCCTCGGCTCCGCCCTGCCCGCCGTGTCCAGAGAGCTCTCGTCGCTGTCCTCGGCGTAGCCGCTGTCCATGCAGTCCTTCAGGCTGGACACGAACGACttcagggacttcctggagaCCACCGTTAGCTCCGAGATGGACTCCTTGGAGGAGGTGAAGAGGGACACCCGCGAGGGCTTGGAGCTCTCCTCGGACAGCACGGAGTACACGGAGTCACTGGAGATGGAACAGAGCGGGGACAGCAGCGAGTCCTGCTCAGGGGACCCGCCGTCCATctccacatcctcctcctcttcgtcctcatcctcctcctcgtTCTCCGAAGCCAGGGGCTCAGCAACGCTGCACTCCTTGCTGAGGACATCGTTGAGGATGTCTGAAAGCAACCAGAGGGAGGTGTCTGCCACGAGCTCCAGCAAAGCCACTGCAAACGTGGTGATCCCAGCCCCACCGCCACTCCTCGTGGCCAAAGCTTTCCACCATCCTGGTGtcaagcacagagctggaaaccTCCTCCCCAGTGTTTTTAGATTTTCACAAAAGGCCCGGTTGCAATAATGCAAAGAAAACTGTGTTTCTCTCCTCGAGGTTCTGGCTGGGTTCTCAAAAGGCAAACTCCAGCTGGGCTTTTGCTTCCTTCCCACCCGGCTTTCACAATATCCTCACACCTGATCCAGGTTTAACCGGACAGCAGGAGCAAAGCCAAGCCTTTGCCTGATCAAACCCCCAAGGGACCCACCCTGGCTCCCTATCAGGGCTGGCCTTCACTGCAAACGTGggccagagctctgctcccgCTTCCTGGGGCCAGCAGAGAAGGAACACGGAGCCTTCCCAGGAACAGACAAGGtccttccaggaatggggaagcTGGGGGCACCAGCTCAGCACAAGGGGAACCTACTTCTCCAAAACTGGTGGGCCTGGCTGAGAGCTCAGCTCCCCTTTGACTCACCGAAGTTGTCCTGGTCCCAGCTGTAGGTGTAGCAGCGAGCGGGGGGGATGGCCATGGGCTGCAGCTTGCAGGGCTGGGCCTCAcctggggagagaagagggacaGCAGCTGGTTTGCAGGGtcctccagtgccagccctgccagctctcCAGCCCCTGCATGTTTTGGGCAGTCCCGATGCTGCTGTCCTTAGCTCCAGGTGGTCACATGCAATTGGGAAGAGGGGACACTTCACACCTGCACAGCCACCAGATGTCACAGCTACCATCGGCTTCTGATTTAATGCTTTCATCTCACCCTTGAATTGTTCAAAGGCCGAACAACTCATTTTTCTGCTATCTTAATGAAGCCATTTGTGGCTCACGGTGTGGTTATTGAACAGGACCTGGGCCGGTGCTTTTTTATCGCAGTCCTTGCACTCGGCTGATGCTCTGCAAAACCACTcccccctgctgctgctgcaggggctgagctgGCAGAAAGCGCAGGGGAAGGAAGACAGGGATGGGGGGATGCTCACCTGTGACGGCAGGGAAGGAGGCGGCCCCGGCGATGTCGcgcagcacagcctggagccGCTCCCGGGCCAGCGCGGGGTCACTGCTGGCA is part of the Cinclus cinclus chromosome 20, bCinCin1.1, whole genome shotgun sequence genome and harbors:
- the PIK3R5 gene encoding phosphoinositide 3-kinase regulatory subunit 5, translating into MQHTTCTEDRIYHALERCLHGLSKDAVSSRWAAGLCLNCWSLQELVSRDASNYLILVEKILGKTKEVQDRCDYDLVTPLALLFYSAVLYAPHFPPGSDLLLKAASIYHSFLTWPVPYCDTFRELLTFISNELKAPGITFQRLVRTEQGLPVKNYQSSTVTVLLLNRSEVQSEFLSIAEKLSSSEPPQHSTLVLLLQHLYQANFGTHCDLHRLHHLLKSKPLEELSELYASAADAQEAAAASSDPALARERLQAVLRDIAGAASFPAVTGEAQPCKLQPMAIPPARCYTYSWDQDNFDILNDVLSKECSVAEPLASENEEEDEDEEEEDVEMDGGSPEQDSLLSPLCSISSDSVYSVLSEESSKPSRVSLFTSSKESISELTVVSRKSLKSFVSSLKDCMDSGYAEDSDESSLDTAGRAEPRADRPAPRHRQSLTNRLYKLFKSKSQQLVQRRELRDCPEPCSLRRAESLCASPARPRVPARSRRALSLPQHGPGQRGPAPLAPRPLGLPRRPFLSYDEDAKAGTLRVVVFGSDRISGKVARAYSDLRLKEGSCPSLTRYFRLQFFYVPVKRSCVAPSTPQMHHHPSPSLGDPPPRAQDPSLAGMESSTNDISHYIGLLDPWYERNVLGLMNLPMDVLCQCAKPEAEPQEDSQEQLPILADMILYYCRFATCPVLLQLYQTELTFMGGEKRTEVFIHSLELGHSAATRAIKASGPGCKRLGIDGDREAIPLTLQIAYSKTAASGRSHWNDVEKVCTSVNLSKACRKHEELASKTECLNLTMTEVVKRQNSKSKKSFNQQISVSQIKVDKVQIIGVQSSFAVCLDQDEQKILQSVTRCEISVCYKPRDSDPLAPRGSPVPPPDPSEFHSLLCLPIATFSGALP